From a single Apium graveolens cultivar Ventura chromosome 2, ASM990537v1, whole genome shotgun sequence genomic region:
- the LOC141707592 gene encoding thiamine-repressible mitochondrial transport protein THI74, with protein sequence MRSEVWRWGLGLSYIVSVAIIWIAASFVVQSVVDAGVSPFLITYICNSLFVVYIPLVEIGRYLEDKYGSLLFWRFRKGSSLHELRESEKAILLGGSDISHQGGADVKLSSSNHGDLVVATEFESHHSLVDNNGLDDGKGRWTRTRVAKFSLLICPFWFLAQLSFNLSLKYTTVTSNTILSSSSSLFTFLVSLAFLGETFTWVKLISVLLCMGGTIIVSLGDSESGSNTVASDPFLGDVLSLLSAAFYSVYITLIRKYLPDDDDEKSGQVSMAQVLGFLGLFNLLIFLPVALVLNFTKLEPFNMLTWKQFGLIVGKGLLDNVLSDYLWAKAVLLTTTTVATAGLTIQVPLAALVDSVKGNAPHPMDYVGAAAVMVGFAGINIPSDAFSRSPESSLELEDVNPCSTDQEHL encoded by the exons atgagaagtgaagttTGGAGGTGGGGATTAGGTTTAAGTTACATTGTGTCGGTTGCGATTATTTGGATTGCTGCTAGTTTTGTAGTTCAGTCAGTTGTTGATGCTGGTGTTTCGCCTTTTCTTATTACGTATATATGTAATTCGTTGTTTGTGGTGTATATACCTTTGGTGGAAATTGGGAGGTATTTGGAGGATAAATATGGCAGCTTGCTGTTTTGGCGATTTAGGAAAGGTAGTAGTTTGCATGAATTGCGAGAATCGGAGAAGGCTATTCTACTTGGCGGAAGTGATATTAGTCACCAAGGTGGGGCTGATGTGAAATTATCATCTAGTAATCACGGAGATCTTGTAGTGGCTACGGAATTTGAGTCACATCACTCACTTGTTGATAACAATGGTTTAGACGACGGAAAAGGGCGGTGGACGAGGACCAGGGTGGCAAAGTTCAGCCTGTTAATATGTCCATTTTGGTTTCTGGCACAACTTTCGTTCAATCTGTCCTTGAAATATACTACAGTCACA TCAAACACCATCTTAAGCAGTTCCTCTAGTCTTTTCACTTTCTTGGTCTCTCTAGCATTCTTGGGAGAGACATTCACTTGGGTGAAGCTGATTAGCGTCCTTCTTTGCATGGGAGGAACAATTATTGTCAGTTTGGGGGACTCAGAATCAGGATCCAATACAGTTGCCTCGGACCCTTTTCTTGGGGATGTACTTTCTCTTTTATCAGCTGCTTTCTATTCCGTGTATATCACTCTGATCCGTAAATATTTACCGGATGATGACGATGAGAAGAGCGGACAAGTTAGCATGGCGCAAGTCCTTGGCTTTCTTGGGCTATTCAATCTTCTAATTTTTCTACCTGTTGCGCTTGTGCTTAATTTTACAAAGTTAGAGCCTTTTAATATGCTTACTTGGAAGCAGTTTGGCCTGATAGTTGGTAAAG GTTTGTTAGACAATGTTCTGAGTGATTACTTATGGGCCAAAGCTGTTCTTCTCACAACCACCACTGTAGCAACAGCAGGACTTACAATTCAAGTCCCATTAGCCGCTCTTGTGGATTCAGTGAAAGGAAATGCACCACACCCTATGGATTATGTAGGAGCTGCTGCTGTCATGGTTGGTTTCGCAGGCATTAACATCCCATCAGACGCATTCTCGAGATCGCCAGAATCTAGCCTTGAATTGGAAGATGTAAATCCTTGTTCAACTGATCAAGAACACCTTTAA
- the LOC141706000 gene encoding expansin-B15-like, which yields MATSYSLLFLVSNLPNYFLIYTYCLLVLISLSHNLCYGFKPRHFNLSTAATHWSSAGATWYGSPDGFGSDGGSCGYGESVSQAPFSSMVTGIGPSLYNSGKECGACYQVKCTKHPACSGKAVRVVITDFCPGGICASDRAHFDLSGTAFSAMAIPGQEKHLRDSGNLRIRFARVACDYAGKTLAFHVDQGSNSNYIAFVIEFEEGDGDLAGVGLMETASTKTASNNDDQVITTEWRRMQQSWGAVWKLDAGGELQPPLSIRLTSQYSEQTIVAKNVIPVGWKPGATYRSLVNFL from the exons ATGGCTACTAGTTATTCATTGCTCTTCTTAGTCTCTAACTTACCAAATTACTTCCTCATCTACACATATTGCTTGCTGGTGTTAATTAGCCTTAGCCATAACTTGTGCTATGGTTTCAAACCCAGGCATTTTAACTTGTCCACCGCTGCGACTCATTGGTCATCTGCTGGTGCAACATGGTACGGCAGCCCTGATGGTTTCGGAAGTGATG GAGGATCATGTGGATATGGTGAATCTGTGTCACAAGCACCTTTCTCTTCTATGGTTACTGGAATTGGCCCATCCCTTTACAATTCTGGCAAGGAATGTGGAGCTTGCTATCAG GTGAAATGTACAAAACACCCTGCTTGTTCCGGCAAGGCAGTAAGAGTTGTGATTACTGATTTTTGCCCCGGAGGTATATGTGCATCTGACAGAGCTCATTTTGATTTAAGTGGAACGGCATTCAGTGCCATGGCCATTCCCGGTCAAGAGAAACACCTTCGAGATTCTGGAAACTTACGAATAAGATTTGCTCG TGTTGCATGTGATTATGCTGGGAAAACGTTAGCATTCCACGTGGACCAGGGGTCAAACTCAAATTACATCGCATTTGTGATTGAGTTTGAAGAAGGAGATGGTGATCTTGCTGGAGTAGGTCTAATGGAAACTGCCTCAACAAAAACTGCTAGTAATAATGATGACCAGGTTATTACAACAGAGTGGAGAAGAATGCAGCAATCTTGGGGTGCTGTTTGGAAGCTGGATGCCGGTGGAGAATTACAACCTCCACTGTCCATTCGATTAACTTCTCAGTATTCAGAACAAACCATAGTTGCAAAAAATGTGATTCCAGTAGGGTGGAAACCTGGGGCAACTTATCGGTCCTTGGTTAATTTCTTATGA
- the LOC141707593 gene encoding pentatricopeptide repeat-containing protein At3g57430, chloroplastic-like isoform X1, with translation MNRHAQLIKLGLNTNPIFATRLITDYSKFSVPDYLSHAHQLFDEVPNKDTVLWTTLISAYTHTNLPYKALQLFSVMLRQPESTNKPNHFVFATVARATASCPEQILLGQCIHAHVIKSGFLPGNVVLGTSFVDMYAKCHVVECARKVFDEMPSRNLVTWNAMVSGYVQSYMEVHGLYLFRTMKCVEFLVPDEFTVAAVLTGCAWIQDLVMGMQVHGFIIVSGLESQCFNSIGNMYFCCREVCSAERVLSGVECDIISKLIMIRGYAFNNRYFKALNYIALEGNISEILNKDNSIVVPILNACTNLSLTKIGKQVHTFVITSGMDRPDFHLSEENAIIASTLIDMYSKCHCVNEASKIFKNWYYSREISPWNSIISGYICNGYVDDARTLMENIPEKNVITWTTMISGYVLIGRPQEGLALLNNMYSVEEKIRVDGNCMTFVVGLEACSRLTDFVRGKQIHAKIIRTLNYADTSNVIVGTALVDMYSKSGYMDSAQIVFDMMLKKNVVAWTSIITGYAINGLGLQGLETFKQMISAGVQPNEVTFVSVLTACSHCGLVDEGLYYFKLMGEKYKLATREDHYTCLIDMLGRVGRLEDAWNLLKEIDDKNLGRFSVGTVWDALLGACHLHGNVELGSIVGKKILEDKKQGSTTYVTLSNVYAAAQMWNEAGKVRESWRNEVESPKKTPTEVKYFKPASRTSSIDVTNDNTTIEDVNNKIFGAHMFTFRELAAATKNFRQECLLGEGGFGRVYKGKLGKTGQIVAVKQLDRNGLQGNKEFLVEVLMLSLLHHPNLVNLIGYCADGDQRLLVYEYMSLGSLEDHLLDLSEGQRPLDWYTRMKIALHAAKGLEYLHEKANPPVIYRDLKSSNILLDHDFNAKLSDFGLAKLGPMGNNSHVSSRVMGTYGYCAPEYQRTGQLTAKSDVYSFGVVLLELITGRRAIDIRRNREQTLVSWAEPIFKKPNRFTELADPIFEGNFPIKGLNQAVAVASMCLQNDATIRPLMSDVVTALTFLGDGRESTGLACPEPEITMPDIGKSNSCNIDREIEIAEAMEWASYRNQQ, from the exons ATGAATAGGCATGCTCAACTAATCAAACTTGGACTCAACACCAACCCAATCTTCGCCACCCGGCTCATCACCGACTACTCAAAATTTTCAGTCCCCGACTATCTGAGTCATGCACACCAACTGTTCGACGAAGTTCCCAACAAAGACACAGTCTTATGGACCACTCTCATTTCAGCATACACTCACACAAACCTCCCTTACAAAGCTCTTCAACTCTTTTCTGTCATGCTTCGGCAGCCAGAGTCTACTAACAAGCCCAACCACTTCGTTTTCGCAACCGTTGCTCGCGCCACTGCTTCGTGTCCTGAACAAATCCTACTGGGCCAATGCATTCATGCCCACGTGATAAAATCCGGTTTTTTACCTGGGAATGTTGTTCTTGGGACATCTTTTGTTGATATGTATGCGAAATGTCATGTGGTAGAATGTGCACGTAAGGTGTTCGATGAAATGCCTAGCAGAAATTTGGTCACTTGGAATGCAATGGTTTCTGGGTATGTTCAGAGTTATATGGAAGTTCATGGGTTGTATTTGTTTCGTACAATGAAATGTGTGGAGTTTTTAGTTCCGGACGAGTTTACTGTTGCGGCTGTGTTAACGGGGTGTGCATGGATTCAAGATTTAGTGATGGGAATGCAGGTCCATGGTTTTATTATTGTTAGCGGACTTGAGTCACAATGTTTTAATTCGATTGGTAATATGTATTTTTGTTGCCGTGAAGTTTGTAGCGCCGAGAGAGTTTTAAGTGGAGTAGAGTGTGATATTATCTCAAAACTTATTATGATCAGAGGTTATGCCTTTAACAACAGATACTTTAAAGCTCTGAACTATATTGCTCTAGAGGGTAATATTTCTGAAATTTTAAATAAGGATAATAGTATAGTTGTGCCTATACTTAATGCTTGTACAAACCTCTCTCTAACAAAAATTGGAAAGCAAGTGCATACCTTTGTTATTACTTCTGGTATGGATCGTCCTGATTTTCATTTGTCGGAGGAAAATGCAATTATTGCAAGCACTTTAATTGACATGTACTCCAAATGCCATTGTGTTAATGAAGCTtcaaaaatttttaaaaattggtaTTACTCTAGAGAGATTTCACCTTGGAATTCAATAATATCAGGTTATATATGTAATGGTTATGTTGATGATGCTCGGACACTGATGGAGAATATTCCTGAAAAAAATGTCATCACTTGGACTACCATGATCTCGGGGTATGTACTCATCGGCAGGCCACAAGAAGGATTAGCGTTACTGAACAATATGTATTCTGTTGAAGAGAAGATAAGAGTAGATGGCAACTGTATGACTTTTGTGGTTGGACTTGAAGCTTGTAGCCGTTTAACAGATTTTGTTAGGGGAAAGCAAATCCATGCTAAAATCATTCGCACATTAAATTATGCTGATACTAGCAATGTAATTGTCGGGACAGCTCTGGTGGACATGTATTCTAAATCAGGATATATGGATTCTGCTCAAATAGTGTTTGACATGATGTTAAAGAAAAATGTTGTTGCATGGACATCTATCATCACAGGATATGCGATTAATGGTTTGGGTCTCCAAGGCCTTGAAACTTTCAAGCAGATGATTTCGGCAGGTGTTCAACCAAATGAAGTGACATTTGTGTCTGTATTAACTGCTTGCAGCCATTGTGGTTTGGTGGATGAAGGTTTATACTATTTTAAGCTCATGGGAGAGAAGTATAAATTAGCCACGAGGGAAGATCACTACACATGTTTGATTGATATGCTAGGACGTGTTGGAAGGCTCGAGGATGCATGGAATTTGCTGAAAGAAATCGATGACAAAAATCTTGGTAGGTTTTCTGTTGGTACCGTTTGGGATGCCCTGTTGGGTGCTTGCCACTTACATGGTAATGTAGAACTGGGAAGCATAGTAGGAAAGAAGATATTGGAGGACAAAAAGCAAGGCTCGACAACTTATGTAACACTTTCCAACGTGTACGCGGCTGCACAGATGTGGAACGAAGCAGGCAAAGTTAGAGAAAGCTGGAGAAATGAAG TAGAGAGCCCTAAAAAGACCCCAACTGAAGTTAAATATTTTAAGCCTGCATCTAGAACTTCCTCGATTGATGTTACCAATGACAACACTACCATTGAAGATGTGAACAACAAAATTTTTGGAGCTCATATGTTTACTTTCCGTGAGCTAGCAGCTGCAACAAAGAACTTTCGGCAAGAATGCCTGCTAGGGGAAGGAGGATTTGGAAGAGTTTACAAGGGAAAACTTGGAAAAACTGGACAG ATTGTAGCTGTAAAGCAACTAGACCGTAATGGGTTGCAAGGAAACAAGGAGTTTCTTGTGGAGGTTTTGATGCTCAGCCTCCTGCATCATCCAAATCTTGTAAATCTCATTGGATATTGTGCTGATGGAGATCAGAGGCTTCTGGTTTATGAGTATATGTCATTAGGATCACTGGAAGACCATCTACTAG ATCTTTCAGAAGGTCAACGACCATTAGATTGGTACACACGAATGAAGATTGCCTTACATGCTGCCAAAGGTCTGGAATACTTGCATGAAAAGGCCAACCCACCTGTCATTTATCGAGATTTAAAATCCTCAAACATTTTGCTGGACCATGATTTTAATGCCAAACTATCAGATTTTGGATTAGCCAAGCTTGGACCTATGGGGAACAATTCACATGTTTCTTCAAGGGTGATGGGAACATATGGATATTGTGCCCCAGAGTATCAAAGAACAGGTCAGCTTACGGCCAAGTCCGACGTATATAGCTTTGGTGTTGTGTTGTTGGAGCTGATCACGGGAAGGAGAGCCATTGATATAAGGAGAAATAGAGAGCAAACTCTTGTTTCCTGG GCAGAACCTATATTCAAGAAACCAAACAGGTTCACAGAACTAGCCGATCCGATTTTTGAAGGAAATTTTCCCATTAAAGGTTTGAATCAAGCAGTTGCTGTTGCTTCCATGTGTCTACAAAATGACGCGACGATAAGACCATTGATGAGTGATGTGGTAACGGCCCTCACCTTTCTTGGGGATGGACGAGAATCAACGGGATTGGCTTGTCCAGAACCTGAAATTACAATGCCTGATATTGGCAAGAGCAATTCTTGTAATATTGATCGTGAAATTGAGATAGCAGAAGCTATGGAATGGGCAAGTTACAGAAACCAACAATGA
- the LOC141707593 gene encoding putative serine/threonine-protein kinase PBL25 isoform X3, whose translation MNRVGFLKNQNVNWFSCFPSFEKKSWKGMKSESSWTLVSVDEPPRRGTSLQPRHESPKKTPTEVKYFKPASRTSSIDVTNDNTTIEDVNNKIFGAHMFTFRELAAATKNFRQECLLGEGGFGRVYKGKLGKTGQIVAVKQLDRNGLQGNKEFLVEVLMLSLLHHPNLVNLIGYCADGDQRLLVYEYMSLGSLEDHLLDLSEGQRPLDWYTRMKIALHAAKGLEYLHEKANPPVIYRDLKSSNILLDHDFNAKLSDFGLAKLGPMGNNSHVSSRVMGTYGYCAPEYQRTGQLTAKSDVYSFGVVLLELITGRRAIDIRRNREQTLVSWAEPIFKKPNRFTELADPIFEGNFPIKGLNQAVAVASMCLQNDATIRPLMSDVVTALTFLGDGRESTGLACPEPEITMPDIGKSNSCNIDREIEIAEAMEWASYRNQQ comes from the exons atgaatcgGGTTGGATTTCTGAAAAATCAAAATGTGAACTGGTTTTCATGTTTTCCATCCTTTGAAAAGAAGTCATGGAAGGGGATGAAGAGCGAAAGTTCGTGGACTTTGGTGTCAGTAGATGAACCTCCTCGTAGAGGAACATCTTTACAGCCACGGCATG AGAGCCCTAAAAAGACCCCAACTGAAGTTAAATATTTTAAGCCTGCATCTAGAACTTCCTCGATTGATGTTACCAATGACAACACTACCATTGAAGATGTGAACAACAAAATTTTTGGAGCTCATATGTTTACTTTCCGTGAGCTAGCAGCTGCAACAAAGAACTTTCGGCAAGAATGCCTGCTAGGGGAAGGAGGATTTGGAAGAGTTTACAAGGGAAAACTTGGAAAAACTGGACAG ATTGTAGCTGTAAAGCAACTAGACCGTAATGGGTTGCAAGGAAACAAGGAGTTTCTTGTGGAGGTTTTGATGCTCAGCCTCCTGCATCATCCAAATCTTGTAAATCTCATTGGATATTGTGCTGATGGAGATCAGAGGCTTCTGGTTTATGAGTATATGTCATTAGGATCACTGGAAGACCATCTACTAG ATCTTTCAGAAGGTCAACGACCATTAGATTGGTACACACGAATGAAGATTGCCTTACATGCTGCCAAAGGTCTGGAATACTTGCATGAAAAGGCCAACCCACCTGTCATTTATCGAGATTTAAAATCCTCAAACATTTTGCTGGACCATGATTTTAATGCCAAACTATCAGATTTTGGATTAGCCAAGCTTGGACCTATGGGGAACAATTCACATGTTTCTTCAAGGGTGATGGGAACATATGGATATTGTGCCCCAGAGTATCAAAGAACAGGTCAGCTTACGGCCAAGTCCGACGTATATAGCTTTGGTGTTGTGTTGTTGGAGCTGATCACGGGAAGGAGAGCCATTGATATAAGGAGAAATAGAGAGCAAACTCTTGTTTCCTGG GCAGAACCTATATTCAAGAAACCAAACAGGTTCACAGAACTAGCCGATCCGATTTTTGAAGGAAATTTTCCCATTAAAGGTTTGAATCAAGCAGTTGCTGTTGCTTCCATGTGTCTACAAAATGACGCGACGATAAGACCATTGATGAGTGATGTGGTAACGGCCCTCACCTTTCTTGGGGATGGACGAGAATCAACGGGATTGGCTTGTCCAGAACCTGAAATTACAATGCCTGATATTGGCAAGAGCAATTCTTGTAATATTGATCGTGAAATTGAGATAGCAGAAGCTATGGAATGGGCAAGTTACAGAAACCAACAATGA
- the LOC141707593 gene encoding putative serine/threonine-protein kinase PBL26 isoform X4 → MNLLVEEHLYSHGMVVESPKKTPTEVKYFKPASRTSSIDVTNDNTTIEDVNNKIFGAHMFTFRELAAATKNFRQECLLGEGGFGRVYKGKLGKTGQIVAVKQLDRNGLQGNKEFLVEVLMLSLLHHPNLVNLIGYCADGDQRLLVYEYMSLGSLEDHLLDLSEGQRPLDWYTRMKIALHAAKGLEYLHEKANPPVIYRDLKSSNILLDHDFNAKLSDFGLAKLGPMGNNSHVSSRVMGTYGYCAPEYQRTGQLTAKSDVYSFGVVLLELITGRRAIDIRRNREQTLVSWAEPIFKKPNRFTELADPIFEGNFPIKGLNQAVAVASMCLQNDATIRPLMSDVVTALTFLGDGRESTGLACPEPEITMPDIGKSNSCNIDREIEIAEAMEWASYRNQQ, encoded by the exons ATGAACCTCCTCGTAGAGGAACATCTTTACAGCCACGGCATGGTAG TAGAGAGCCCTAAAAAGACCCCAACTGAAGTTAAATATTTTAAGCCTGCATCTAGAACTTCCTCGATTGATGTTACCAATGACAACACTACCATTGAAGATGTGAACAACAAAATTTTTGGAGCTCATATGTTTACTTTCCGTGAGCTAGCAGCTGCAACAAAGAACTTTCGGCAAGAATGCCTGCTAGGGGAAGGAGGATTTGGAAGAGTTTACAAGGGAAAACTTGGAAAAACTGGACAG ATTGTAGCTGTAAAGCAACTAGACCGTAATGGGTTGCAAGGAAACAAGGAGTTTCTTGTGGAGGTTTTGATGCTCAGCCTCCTGCATCATCCAAATCTTGTAAATCTCATTGGATATTGTGCTGATGGAGATCAGAGGCTTCTGGTTTATGAGTATATGTCATTAGGATCACTGGAAGACCATCTACTAG ATCTTTCAGAAGGTCAACGACCATTAGATTGGTACACACGAATGAAGATTGCCTTACATGCTGCCAAAGGTCTGGAATACTTGCATGAAAAGGCCAACCCACCTGTCATTTATCGAGATTTAAAATCCTCAAACATTTTGCTGGACCATGATTTTAATGCCAAACTATCAGATTTTGGATTAGCCAAGCTTGGACCTATGGGGAACAATTCACATGTTTCTTCAAGGGTGATGGGAACATATGGATATTGTGCCCCAGAGTATCAAAGAACAGGTCAGCTTACGGCCAAGTCCGACGTATATAGCTTTGGTGTTGTGTTGTTGGAGCTGATCACGGGAAGGAGAGCCATTGATATAAGGAGAAATAGAGAGCAAACTCTTGTTTCCTGG GCAGAACCTATATTCAAGAAACCAAACAGGTTCACAGAACTAGCCGATCCGATTTTTGAAGGAAATTTTCCCATTAAAGGTTTGAATCAAGCAGTTGCTGTTGCTTCCATGTGTCTACAAAATGACGCGACGATAAGACCATTGATGAGTGATGTGGTAACGGCCCTCACCTTTCTTGGGGATGGACGAGAATCAACGGGATTGGCTTGTCCAGAACCTGAAATTACAATGCCTGATATTGGCAAGAGCAATTCTTGTAATATTGATCGTGAAATTGAGATAGCAGAAGCTATGGAATGGGCAAGTTACAGAAACCAACAATGA
- the LOC141707593 gene encoding putative serine/threonine-protein kinase PBL25 isoform X2 — protein sequence MNRVGFLKNQNVNWFSCFPSFEKKSWKGMKSESSWTLVSVDEPPRRGTSLQPRHVESPKKTPTEVKYFKPASRTSSIDVTNDNTTIEDVNNKIFGAHMFTFRELAAATKNFRQECLLGEGGFGRVYKGKLGKTGQIVAVKQLDRNGLQGNKEFLVEVLMLSLLHHPNLVNLIGYCADGDQRLLVYEYMSLGSLEDHLLDLSEGQRPLDWYTRMKIALHAAKGLEYLHEKANPPVIYRDLKSSNILLDHDFNAKLSDFGLAKLGPMGNNSHVSSRVMGTYGYCAPEYQRTGQLTAKSDVYSFGVVLLELITGRRAIDIRRNREQTLVSWAEPIFKKPNRFTELADPIFEGNFPIKGLNQAVAVASMCLQNDATIRPLMSDVVTALTFLGDGRESTGLACPEPEITMPDIGKSNSCNIDREIEIAEAMEWASYRNQQ from the exons atgaatcgGGTTGGATTTCTGAAAAATCAAAATGTGAACTGGTTTTCATGTTTTCCATCCTTTGAAAAGAAGTCATGGAAGGGGATGAAGAGCGAAAGTTCGTGGACTTTGGTGTCAGTAGATGAACCTCCTCGTAGAGGAACATCTTTACAGCCACGGCATG TAGAGAGCCCTAAAAAGACCCCAACTGAAGTTAAATATTTTAAGCCTGCATCTAGAACTTCCTCGATTGATGTTACCAATGACAACACTACCATTGAAGATGTGAACAACAAAATTTTTGGAGCTCATATGTTTACTTTCCGTGAGCTAGCAGCTGCAACAAAGAACTTTCGGCAAGAATGCCTGCTAGGGGAAGGAGGATTTGGAAGAGTTTACAAGGGAAAACTTGGAAAAACTGGACAG ATTGTAGCTGTAAAGCAACTAGACCGTAATGGGTTGCAAGGAAACAAGGAGTTTCTTGTGGAGGTTTTGATGCTCAGCCTCCTGCATCATCCAAATCTTGTAAATCTCATTGGATATTGTGCTGATGGAGATCAGAGGCTTCTGGTTTATGAGTATATGTCATTAGGATCACTGGAAGACCATCTACTAG ATCTTTCAGAAGGTCAACGACCATTAGATTGGTACACACGAATGAAGATTGCCTTACATGCTGCCAAAGGTCTGGAATACTTGCATGAAAAGGCCAACCCACCTGTCATTTATCGAGATTTAAAATCCTCAAACATTTTGCTGGACCATGATTTTAATGCCAAACTATCAGATTTTGGATTAGCCAAGCTTGGACCTATGGGGAACAATTCACATGTTTCTTCAAGGGTGATGGGAACATATGGATATTGTGCCCCAGAGTATCAAAGAACAGGTCAGCTTACGGCCAAGTCCGACGTATATAGCTTTGGTGTTGTGTTGTTGGAGCTGATCACGGGAAGGAGAGCCATTGATATAAGGAGAAATAGAGAGCAAACTCTTGTTTCCTGG GCAGAACCTATATTCAAGAAACCAAACAGGTTCACAGAACTAGCCGATCCGATTTTTGAAGGAAATTTTCCCATTAAAGGTTTGAATCAAGCAGTTGCTGTTGCTTCCATGTGTCTACAAAATGACGCGACGATAAGACCATTGATGAGTGATGTGGTAACGGCCCTCACCTTTCTTGGGGATGGACGAGAATCAACGGGATTGGCTTGTCCAGAACCTGAAATTACAATGCCTGATATTGGCAAGAGCAATTCTTGTAATATTGATCGTGAAATTGAGATAGCAGAAGCTATGGAATGGGCAAGTTACAGAAACCAACAATGA
- the LOC141707593 gene encoding putative serine/threonine-protein kinase PBL26 isoform X5, whose amino-acid sequence MNRVGFLKNQNVNWFSCFPSFEKKSWKGMKSESSWTLVSVDEPPRRGTSLQPRHAATKNFRQECLLGEGGFGRVYKGKLGKTGQIVAVKQLDRNGLQGNKEFLVEVLMLSLLHHPNLVNLIGYCADGDQRLLVYEYMSLGSLEDHLLDLSEGQRPLDWYTRMKIALHAAKGLEYLHEKANPPVIYRDLKSSNILLDHDFNAKLSDFGLAKLGPMGNNSHVSSRVMGTYGYCAPEYQRTGQLTAKSDVYSFGVVLLELITGRRAIDIRRNREQTLVSWAEPIFKKPNRFTELADPIFEGNFPIKGLNQAVAVASMCLQNDATIRPLMSDVVTALTFLGDGRESTGLACPEPEITMPDIGKSNSCNIDREIEIAEAMEWASYRNQQ is encoded by the exons atgaatcgGGTTGGATTTCTGAAAAATCAAAATGTGAACTGGTTTTCATGTTTTCCATCCTTTGAAAAGAAGTCATGGAAGGGGATGAAGAGCGAAAGTTCGTGGACTTTGGTGTCAGTAGATGAACCTCCTCGTAGAGGAACATCTTTACAGCCACGGCATG CTGCAACAAAGAACTTTCGGCAAGAATGCCTGCTAGGGGAAGGAGGATTTGGAAGAGTTTACAAGGGAAAACTTGGAAAAACTGGACAG ATTGTAGCTGTAAAGCAACTAGACCGTAATGGGTTGCAAGGAAACAAGGAGTTTCTTGTGGAGGTTTTGATGCTCAGCCTCCTGCATCATCCAAATCTTGTAAATCTCATTGGATATTGTGCTGATGGAGATCAGAGGCTTCTGGTTTATGAGTATATGTCATTAGGATCACTGGAAGACCATCTACTAG ATCTTTCAGAAGGTCAACGACCATTAGATTGGTACACACGAATGAAGATTGCCTTACATGCTGCCAAAGGTCTGGAATACTTGCATGAAAAGGCCAACCCACCTGTCATTTATCGAGATTTAAAATCCTCAAACATTTTGCTGGACCATGATTTTAATGCCAAACTATCAGATTTTGGATTAGCCAAGCTTGGACCTATGGGGAACAATTCACATGTTTCTTCAAGGGTGATGGGAACATATGGATATTGTGCCCCAGAGTATCAAAGAACAGGTCAGCTTACGGCCAAGTCCGACGTATATAGCTTTGGTGTTGTGTTGTTGGAGCTGATCACGGGAAGGAGAGCCATTGATATAAGGAGAAATAGAGAGCAAACTCTTGTTTCCTGG GCAGAACCTATATTCAAGAAACCAAACAGGTTCACAGAACTAGCCGATCCGATTTTTGAAGGAAATTTTCCCATTAAAGGTTTGAATCAAGCAGTTGCTGTTGCTTCCATGTGTCTACAAAATGACGCGACGATAAGACCATTGATGAGTGATGTGGTAACGGCCCTCACCTTTCTTGGGGATGGACGAGAATCAACGGGATTGGCTTGTCCAGAACCTGAAATTACAATGCCTGATATTGGCAAGAGCAATTCTTGTAATATTGATCGTGAAATTGAGATAGCAGAAGCTATGGAATGGGCAAGTTACAGAAACCAACAATGA